The following proteins come from a genomic window of Enterobacter chengduensis:
- the argR gene encoding transcriptional regulator ArgR: protein MRSSSKQEELVKAFKALLKEEKFSSQGEIVQALQEQGFDNINQSKVSRMLTKFGAVRTRNAKMEMVYCLPAELGVPTTSSPLKNLVLDIDHNDAVVVIHTSPGAAQLIARMLDSLGKTEGILGTIAGDDTIFTTPASGFSVKDLHEAILVLFEQEL, encoded by the coding sequence ATGCGAAGCTCGTCTAAGCAAGAAGAATTAGTAAAGGCGTTTAAGGCGCTACTCAAAGAAGAGAAATTCAGTTCTCAGGGAGAAATTGTTCAGGCGCTGCAGGAACAAGGCTTCGATAACATCAATCAGTCGAAAGTCTCCCGCATGTTAACCAAGTTTGGCGCGGTGCGTACCCGTAACGCCAAGATGGAGATGGTCTATTGCCTGCCGGCAGAACTTGGCGTGCCGACCACCTCCAGCCCGCTCAAAAATCTGGTTCTGGATATCGATCATAACGACGCCGTCGTGGTGATCCACACAAGCCCCGGTGCGGCACAGCTGATTGCCCGCATGCTGGACTCGTTGGGTAAAACGGAAGGTATCCTCGGAACTATCGCCGGGGATGACACCATCTTTACCACACCGGCCAGCGGTTTCTCCGTTAAAGATCTCCACGAAGCGATTCTGGTTCTGTTCGAACAGGAACTCTAA
- the mdh gene encoding malate dehydrogenase: MKVAVLGAAGGIGQALALLLKTQLPSGSELSLYDIAPVTPGVAVDLSHIPTAVKIKGFSGEDARPALQGADVVLISAGVARKPGMDRSDLFNVNAGIVKNLVQQIAEVCPKACIGIITNPVNTTVAIAAEVLKKAGVYDKNKLFGVTTLDIIRSNTFVAELKGKQPTEVEVPVIGGHSGVTILPLLSQIPGVSFTEQEVADLTKRIQNAGTEVVEAKAGGGSATLSMGQAAARFGLSLVRALQGEKGVVECAYVEGDGEHARFFSQPLLLGKNGIEERKSIGTLSAFEQHAMEGMLDTLKKDITLGEEFVNK; encoded by the coding sequence ATGAAAGTCGCAGTCCTCGGCGCTGCTGGTGGTATCGGCCAGGCGCTTGCCCTACTACTGAAAACCCAACTGCCTTCAGGCTCAGAACTCTCCCTGTACGATATTGCCCCGGTAACCCCAGGTGTGGCGGTTGACCTGAGCCACATCCCGACCGCTGTTAAAATCAAAGGCTTCTCCGGTGAAGATGCACGTCCTGCCCTGCAGGGTGCTGACGTGGTGCTGATTTCTGCAGGCGTGGCGCGTAAGCCAGGCATGGATCGTTCAGACCTGTTCAACGTCAACGCGGGCATCGTGAAAAACCTGGTGCAGCAGATTGCAGAAGTCTGCCCGAAAGCGTGCATCGGCATCATCACGAACCCGGTGAACACCACCGTGGCTATCGCGGCAGAAGTGCTGAAGAAAGCAGGCGTTTACGATAAAAACAAACTGTTCGGCGTGACCACGCTGGATATCATCCGTTCCAACACCTTTGTTGCTGAGCTGAAGGGCAAACAGCCAACAGAAGTGGAAGTGCCGGTCATTGGCGGCCACTCTGGCGTGACCATTCTGCCACTGCTGTCGCAGATCCCAGGCGTGAGCTTCACCGAGCAGGAAGTGGCTGACCTGACTAAACGCATCCAGAACGCGGGCACCGAAGTGGTGGAAGCGAAGGCGGGTGGCGGTTCTGCAACCCTGTCTATGGGCCAGGCGGCTGCACGTTTCGGTCTGTCACTGGTTCGCGCGCTGCAGGGCGAGAAAGGCGTGGTTGAATGCGCTTACGTTGAAGGCGATGGCGAACACGCCCGCTTCTTCTCTCAGCCGCTGCTGCTGGGTAAAAACGGTATCGAAGAGCGTAAATCCATTGGCACGCTGAGCGCGTTTGAACAACACGCGATGGAAGGCATGCTGGATACGCTGAAGAAAGATATCACCCTGGGCGAAGAGTTCGTTAACAAGTAA
- the degS gene encoding outer membrane-stress sensor serine endopeptidase DegS: protein MLLKLLRSIVIGLIVAGLLLLALPSLRQFNKLSAPQFDSTDETPATYNQAVRRAAPAVVNVYNRGLNTSAHNQLEIRTLGSGVIMDERGYIITNKHVINDADQIIVALQDGRVFEALLVGSDSLTDLAVLKINATGGLPVIPINRKRTPHIGDVVLAIGNPYNLGQTITQGIISATGRIGLNPSGRQNFLQTDASINHGNSGGALVNSLGELMGINTLSFDKSNDGETPEGIGFAIPFQLATKIMDKLIRDGRVIRGYIGIGGREIAPMHTQGGGIDQIQGIVVNEVAPGGPAANAGIQVNDVIVSVNGTPAVSALETMDQVAEIRPGSIIPVEVMRNDKKLTLQVTIQEYPATN from the coding sequence ATGCTTTTAAAGCTCTTACGTTCTATTGTCATCGGTTTGATCGTCGCTGGCCTGCTGCTGCTGGCGCTGCCGTCTTTACGTCAGTTTAATAAACTGTCGGCTCCCCAGTTTGATAGCACGGATGAAACGCCGGCCACCTATAACCAGGCCGTCCGTCGAGCCGCGCCTGCCGTGGTTAACGTCTATAACCGTGGCCTGAATACCTCCGCCCATAACCAGCTGGAGATCCGCACCCTCGGCTCCGGCGTGATCATGGACGAGCGCGGCTACATCATTACCAACAAGCACGTGATCAACGACGCCGACCAGATCATCGTCGCCCTGCAGGATGGCCGCGTCTTTGAGGCGTTACTCGTTGGCTCTGACAGCCTGACCGACCTGGCCGTCCTGAAAATTAATGCCACGGGCGGTTTGCCGGTCATCCCGATCAACCGTAAACGTACCCCGCATATAGGCGACGTCGTCCTGGCGATTGGTAACCCTTACAACCTGGGTCAGACCATTACCCAGGGGATTATCAGCGCGACCGGTCGTATCGGTTTGAACCCCTCCGGGCGGCAGAACTTCCTGCAAACCGATGCCTCCATCAACCACGGTAACTCCGGGGGGGCGCTGGTCAACTCGCTGGGCGAGCTGATGGGCATTAACACCCTCTCGTTCGATAAGAGTAACGACGGCGAGACGCCGGAAGGGATCGGCTTTGCCATTCCGTTCCAGCTGGCAACCAAAATTATGGACAAGCTGATCCGCGACGGACGCGTGATCCGCGGCTATATCGGTATCGGCGGACGCGAAATCGCACCGATGCATACCCAGGGCGGCGGTATCGATCAGATCCAGGGCATCGTGGTTAACGAGGTCGCACCGGGGGGGCCAGCGGCCAACGCGGGGATTCAGGTCAATGACGTTATTGTGTCGGTCAACGGCACGCCGGCGGTCTCTGCGCTGGAGACAATGGATCAGGTGGCAGAAATTCGCCCTGGCTCTATCATCCCGGTTGAAGTCATGCGCAACGATAAGAAACTGACGCTGCAGGTCACCATTCAGGAATACCCTGCAACGAACTGA
- the degQ gene encoding serine endoprotease DegQ, whose translation MKKKNQLLSAIALSVGLSLSASVPVFAAIPTQVPGQAAIPSLAPMLEKVLPAVVSVQVEGTAVQSQRVPEELKKYFGDESPDQQAQPFEGLGSGVIIDAAKGYILTNNHVISQADKISVQLNDGREFDAKLIGGDDQSDIALLQVQNPSNLTQIAIADSDKLRVGDFAVAVGNPFGLGQTATSGIVSAQGRSGLNLEGLENFIQTDASINRGNSGGALLNLNGELIGINTAILAPGGGSIGIGFAIPSNMAKTLAQQLIQFGEIKRGLLGIKGMEMSADIAKAFNINVQRGAFVSEVLPNSGSAKAGIKSGDVIVSLNDKPLSSFAELRSRIATTEPGAKVKLGLIRDGKPLDVEVTLDKSTSSSASAELIAPALQGATLSDGQLKDGTKGISIDTVEKSSPAAQAGLHQDDVIVGVNRNRVQSIAELRKVLESKPAVIALQVMRGNESIYILLR comes from the coding sequence ATGAAGAAAAAAAACCAGCTGTTGAGCGCTATTGCGTTAAGTGTCGGGTTATCTCTCTCGGCGTCCGTCCCTGTCTTCGCCGCCATTCCCACCCAGGTGCCTGGCCAGGCGGCCATTCCAAGCCTCGCGCCAATGCTGGAAAAAGTGTTGCCTGCGGTCGTCAGCGTTCAGGTTGAGGGCACCGCGGTACAAAGCCAACGCGTCCCCGAAGAACTGAAAAAATATTTTGGCGATGAGTCGCCCGACCAGCAGGCCCAGCCGTTTGAAGGCCTGGGTTCTGGCGTCATTATTGATGCGGCGAAAGGCTATATCCTGACCAACAATCACGTCATCAGCCAGGCCGATAAAATCAGCGTCCAGCTGAACGATGGCCGCGAATTTGATGCCAAACTGATCGGCGGCGATGACCAGAGCGACATCGCGCTGCTGCAGGTGCAAAACCCGAGCAACCTGACCCAGATTGCCATCGCGGATTCAGACAAACTGCGCGTCGGTGATTTTGCCGTCGCCGTGGGTAACCCCTTTGGCTTAGGGCAAACCGCCACCTCCGGCATCGTCTCCGCGCAGGGCCGCAGCGGCCTCAATCTGGAAGGGCTGGAAAACTTCATCCAGACCGATGCCTCAATCAACCGCGGGAACTCCGGCGGGGCGTTGCTTAACCTTAACGGCGAGCTGATTGGGATTAACACGGCGATTCTGGCCCCGGGCGGCGGCAGTATCGGGATCGGCTTTGCTATCCCCAGCAATATGGCCAAAACGCTGGCGCAGCAGCTGATCCAGTTTGGTGAAATCAAGCGCGGGCTGCTGGGTATTAAAGGTATGGAGATGAGCGCGGATATCGCAAAGGCGTTCAACATCAACGTACAGCGCGGGGCGTTTGTCAGTGAAGTATTGCCTAACTCCGGCTCGGCAAAAGCGGGGATCAAATCGGGCGACGTGATCGTCAGCCTCAACGACAAACCGCTGAGCAGCTTTGCAGAACTGCGTTCGCGGATTGCCACAACCGAACCCGGTGCCAAAGTGAAGCTGGGGCTGATCCGTGACGGCAAGCCGCTGGACGTTGAAGTGACGCTGGATAAGAGCACCTCCTCCTCTGCCAGCGCGGAGCTTATCGCCCCGGCGCTGCAGGGGGCGACGCTGAGCGATGGGCAGCTGAAAGACGGGACGAAAGGCATTAGCATCGACACCGTCGAAAAGAGCAGCCCTGCGGCCCAGGCCGGATTGCATCAGGATGACGTGATCGTCGGCGTAAACCGCAACCGCGTGCAGTCTATTGCCGAACTGCGCAAGGTGCTGGAGAGTAAACCGGCGGTGATTGCCCTGCAGGTCATGCGTGGCAATGAATCTATCTATATTCTGTTGCGCTAA
- the yhcN gene encoding peroxide/acid stress response protein YhcN, producing the protein MKIKTTVAALSVLSVLSFGAFAADSINADQAQSREAIGTVSVGAVGTSPMDMHEMLNKKAEEQGASSYRIIEARSGDHWHATAELYK; encoded by the coding sequence ATGAAAATCAAAACGACTGTAGCGGCGCTGAGCGTCCTGTCCGTCCTGTCCTTCGGCGCTTTCGCCGCTGACTCAATCAATGCTGATCAGGCGCAATCCCGTGAAGCTATCGGTACGGTTTCTGTCGGTGCGGTGGGTACATCGCCAATGGACATGCATGAGATGCTGAACAAAAAAGCGGAAGAACAGGGTGCGTCATCTTATCGCATCATTGAAGCACGTTCGGGTGACCACTGGCACGCCACCGCTGAGCTGTACAAATAA
- the rpsI gene encoding 30S ribosomal protein S9 yields MAENQYYGTGRRKSSAARVFIKPGSGKIVINQRSLEQYFGRETARMVVRQPLELVDMVEKLDLYITVKGGGISGQAGAIRHGITRALMEYDESLRSELRKAGFVTRDARQVERKKVGLRKARRRPQFSKR; encoded by the coding sequence ATGGCTGAAAATCAATACTACGGCACTGGTCGCCGCAAAAGTTCCGCAGCTCGCGTTTTCATCAAACCGGGCAGTGGTAAAATCGTAATCAACCAGCGTTCTCTGGAACAGTACTTCGGTCGCGAAACTGCCCGCATGGTAGTTCGCCAGCCGCTGGAACTGGTTGATATGGTAGAAAAACTGGATCTGTACATCACCGTTAAAGGTGGTGGTATCTCCGGTCAGGCAGGGGCGATCCGTCACGGTATCACCCGCGCTCTGATGGAGTACGACGAATCCCTGCGTTCTGAACTGCGTAAAGCTGGCTTCGTTACTCGTGACGCGCGTCAGGTTGAACGTAAGAAAGTGGGTCTGCGTAAAGCACGTCGTCGTCCACAGTTCTCCAAACGTTAA
- a CDS encoding barstar family protein, translating into MKIYTFDFDEIDGQEDFYREFIRVFELERESVTNLDTLWDVVTGSQLPLPLEIEFIHLPDKLRRRFGALILLFDEAEEELEGQLRFNARH; encoded by the coding sequence ATGAAAATCTATACGTTTGATTTTGACGAGATTGACGGTCAGGAAGACTTCTACCGTGAATTTATTCGGGTGTTTGAGCTTGAACGGGAAAGCGTGACGAATCTGGATACGCTGTGGGACGTGGTCACCGGCAGTCAGCTGCCGCTACCGCTGGAAATTGAGTTCATCCATTTGCCCGATAAGCTGCGCAGACGCTTTGGCGCGCTGATATTGCTGTTCGATGAAGCGGAAGAAGAGCTGGAAGGACAGCTGCGCTTTAACGCGCGGCATTGA
- the yhcN gene encoding peroxide/acid stress response protein YhcN has translation MKTKLIIATLGLASVLSFGASAAVQQVNADQAQNLQRMGSVSVTSVTGSPMDIRQELAAKAEKAGASSYRVTELNQGDHWHATAELYK, from the coding sequence ATGAAAACTAAATTGATTATCGCAACCCTCGGTCTGGCTTCCGTTCTCTCTTTCGGTGCGAGCGCAGCCGTACAGCAGGTAAATGCCGATCAGGCACAAAATCTGCAGCGTATGGGCAGCGTCTCCGTCACTTCAGTCACCGGCTCACCGATGGATATCCGTCAGGAACTTGCCGCCAAAGCTGAAAAAGCAGGCGCCAGCAGCTACCGCGTCACCGAGCTGAATCAGGGCGACCACTGGCATGCCACGGCAGAACTGTATAAATAA
- the zapE gene encoding cell division protein ZapE, with product MQNLSPASRYQLALNEGTHQPDDVQREAVNRLEMIYQELTAKPAEAEQNGGLKAAFGRLLGKKAPVVHAPARGLYMWGGVGRGKTWLMDMFYQSLPGARKQRLHFHRFMLRVHEELTALQGQTDPLEIVADRFKAETDVLCFDEFFVSDITDAMLLGGLMKALFARGIALVATSNIPPDELYRNGLQRARFLPAIDAIKQHCDIMNVDAGVDYRLRTLTQAHLWLSPLNAETTREMDKLWLALAGAKRERAPELEINHRPLPTLGVENQTLAVSFTTLCVDARSQHDYIALSRLFHTVMVLDVPVMTKLMESEARRFIALVDEFYERHVKLVVSAEVPLYEIYQGERLKFEFQRCLSRLQEMQSEEYLKLEHMP from the coding sequence ATGCAAAACCTGTCCCCTGCATCGCGATATCAACTGGCCCTTAACGAGGGCACTCATCAGCCTGATGACGTTCAACGTGAGGCGGTAAACCGTCTGGAGATGATTTATCAGGAGCTCACGGCCAAACCCGCGGAAGCCGAACAGAACGGCGGGCTAAAGGCGGCATTTGGGCGGTTGCTCGGTAAAAAAGCGCCAGTGGTTCACGCGCCTGCGCGCGGTTTATATATGTGGGGCGGGGTCGGTCGCGGAAAAACCTGGCTGATGGACATGTTCTACCAGAGCCTGCCTGGCGCACGTAAGCAGCGTTTGCACTTCCACCGCTTTATGCTGCGGGTGCATGAAGAGCTGACCGCGCTGCAGGGGCAAACCGATCCGCTGGAGATTGTGGCCGACAGGTTCAAGGCGGAAACGGACGTGCTCTGCTTTGATGAGTTTTTTGTGTCTGACATCACCGACGCCATGCTGTTAGGTGGCCTGATGAAGGCGCTATTTGCCCGCGGGATCGCGCTGGTGGCCACGTCGAATATTCCGCCGGATGAGCTGTACCGCAATGGCCTGCAGCGGGCACGCTTCCTGCCTGCCATCGACGCCATCAAGCAGCATTGTGACATCATGAACGTTGATGCCGGCGTCGATTATCGCCTGCGCACGCTGACCCAGGCGCACCTGTGGCTCTCGCCGTTAAATGCAGAGACCACCCGCGAGATGGATAAACTGTGGCTGGCGCTGGCGGGGGCAAAACGCGAGCGCGCCCCGGAGCTCGAGATTAACCATCGCCCGCTGCCGACGCTCGGCGTTGAAAACCAAACGCTGGCGGTCTCCTTTACGACGCTCTGCGTGGATGCCCGCAGCCAGCACGACTACATCGCGCTGTCGCGTCTGTTCCACACCGTGATGGTGCTGGACGTGCCGGTGATGACGAAGCTGATGGAAAGCGAGGCCCGCCGCTTCATTGCGCTGGTAGATGAGTTCTACGAGCGCCACGTCAAGCTGGTGGTGAGTGCGGAAGTGCCTTTATACGAGATTTACCAGGGCGAACGGCTGAAGTTTGAGTTCCAGCGCTGCCTGTCGCGCCTGCAGGAGATGCAGAGCGAGGAATACCTGAAGCTGGAGCATATGCCGTAA
- a CDS encoding NAD-dependent succinate-semialdehyde dehydrogenase, protein MTTQALQDSTLFQTGYLVNGIWKTLDTTFDVLNPATGEVIARVAKAGKAETEAAIAAATQAFPAWRAKTAKERSAILYRWYELIIENKSWLGRLMTTEQGKPLKEAEGEVEYAASFIQWFAEEAKRANGEIIPPIKPGSRILVTREPVGVVAAITPWNFPMAMLTRKLGPALAAGCTGVIKPANNTPLSAFALLTLAKQAGVPDGVLNAVAGNTHEISDAIMASRDVRKISFTGSTSVGKTLVRNAAETMKKVSMELGGNAPYIVFEDADIDAAVKGAIANKFRNAGQVCVSVNRFYIQETVYDKFVNKLADAVKALKVGNGLEDGVVVGPLIESSAVDKVREHVDDAVARGATVLAGGKPHPLGGNFWMPTVLGDCHEGMKLAEEETFGPVAACFRFTSEDEVIQRANNTPYGLATYFYTQNLSRVFRVSQAIESGMIGINECAVSTELGPFGGVKESGLGREGSVLGLEEYLEVKTLHIGGL, encoded by the coding sequence ATGACGACCCAGGCGCTTCAGGACAGCACCCTTTTTCAGACCGGTTATCTGGTCAACGGCATTTGGAAAACGCTGGACACGACGTTTGACGTACTTAACCCGGCCACCGGAGAAGTCATCGCCCGCGTCGCGAAAGCCGGAAAAGCAGAAACCGAAGCGGCGATTGCTGCCGCCACCCAGGCTTTCCCGGCCTGGCGTGCCAAAACCGCGAAAGAACGCTCGGCCATTCTGTACCGCTGGTACGAACTGATTATTGAGAATAAAAGCTGGCTCGGGCGGTTAATGACCACCGAACAGGGCAAGCCGCTGAAGGAGGCGGAAGGTGAGGTGGAGTACGCCGCCAGCTTTATCCAGTGGTTTGCCGAAGAGGCCAAGCGCGCGAACGGTGAAATTATTCCGCCAATCAAACCCGGCTCGCGCATTCTGGTAACCCGTGAACCTGTTGGCGTGGTCGCGGCGATTACGCCGTGGAACTTCCCGATGGCCATGCTCACCCGCAAGTTAGGCCCGGCGCTGGCGGCAGGGTGTACCGGGGTGATCAAACCGGCCAATAACACGCCGCTCAGCGCCTTTGCGCTGCTTACGCTGGCGAAACAGGCCGGCGTCCCAGACGGCGTTCTCAACGCCGTGGCCGGGAATACGCATGAAATAAGCGATGCTATCATGGCCAGCCGGGACGTGCGTAAAATCTCCTTTACCGGTTCAACCTCCGTCGGCAAAACGCTGGTGCGCAACGCCGCCGAAACCATGAAGAAAGTCTCGATGGAGCTAGGAGGGAATGCACCGTATATCGTTTTTGAGGATGCGGACATCGACGCGGCGGTTAAGGGGGCGATTGCCAACAAGTTCCGCAATGCCGGTCAGGTCTGCGTCAGCGTGAACCGTTTTTATATTCAGGAAACCGTCTACGACAAGTTTGTGAATAAACTAGCCGATGCCGTGAAGGCGCTGAAGGTGGGGAATGGTCTTGAGGACGGCGTCGTCGTCGGGCCGCTAATTGAATCTTCTGCGGTCGACAAGGTGCGGGAGCATGTCGACGACGCCGTCGCCCGAGGCGCAACCGTGCTGGCAGGCGGTAAGCCCCATCCGCTTGGCGGGAACTTCTGGATGCCAACCGTGCTGGGCGACTGCCATGAGGGCATGAAGCTGGCTGAAGAAGAGACGTTTGGCCCGGTTGCGGCGTGTTTCCGCTTTACCTCTGAAGATGAAGTCATCCAGCGCGCCAACAACACGCCCTACGGGCTGGCGACTTACTTCTATACCCAGAATCTCTCACGGGTCTTCCGCGTTTCGCAGGCCATCGAGAGCGGGATGATCGGCATTAACGAGTGCGCCGTTTCCACGGAACTGGGACCCTTTGGCGGCGTAAAAGAGTCAGGCCTTGGACGCGAGGGCTCCGTGCTGGGGCTGGAAGAGTATCTGGAAGTGAAAACCCTGCATATCGGGGGATTATAA
- the sspA gene encoding stringent starvation protein SspA → MAVAANKRSVMTLFSGPTDIYSHQVRIVLAEKGVSFEIEHVEKDNPPQDLIDLNPSQSVPTLVDRELTLWESRIIMEYLDERFPHPPLMPVYPVARGESRLYMQRIEKDWYSLMNVIISGSASEADAARKQLREELLAIAPVFGQKPFFLSDEFSLVDCYLAPLLWRLPTLGVEFSGPGAKELKGYMTRVFERDSFLASLTEPEREMRLGRG, encoded by the coding sequence ATGGCTGTCGCTGCCAACAAACGTTCGGTAATGACGCTGTTTTCTGGTCCTACTGACATTTATAGCCATCAGGTTCGTATCGTGCTGGCCGAGAAGGGTGTCAGTTTTGAGATCGAGCATGTGGAAAAGGATAACCCGCCTCAGGATCTGATCGATCTCAACCCGAGCCAAAGCGTACCGACGCTGGTGGATCGCGAACTGACCCTGTGGGAATCCCGTATCATTATGGAATATCTGGATGAGCGTTTCCCGCATCCGCCGCTGATGCCTGTCTATCCTGTTGCGCGTGGTGAAAGCCGCCTGTACATGCAGCGCATCGAAAAAGACTGGTATTCGTTGATGAACGTGATTATCAGCGGTTCCGCTTCTGAAGCTGACGCTGCGCGTAAGCAACTGCGTGAAGAGCTGCTGGCCATTGCCCCAGTGTTTGGTCAGAAACCGTTCTTCCTGAGCGATGAGTTCAGCCTGGTCGATTGCTACCTGGCACCGCTGCTGTGGCGTCTGCCAACCCTGGGCGTAGAGTTCAGCGGTCCTGGCGCGAAAGAGTTGAAGGGCTATATGACTCGCGTCTTTGAACGCGACTCTTTCCTGGCATCCTTAACTGAACCGGAACGTGAAATGCGTCTCGGCCGAGGCTAA
- the zapG gene encoding Z-ring associated protein ZapG, whose translation MTWEYALIGLVVGIVIGAVAMRFGNRKLRQQQSLQYELEKNKAELEEYREELVSHFARSAELLDNMATDYRQLYQHMAKSSSSLLPEMTAETNPFRNRLADSEAGNDQAPVQMPRDYSDGASGLLRGGAKRD comes from the coding sequence ATGACCTGGGAATATGCGCTAATCGGTTTAGTCGTCGGCATCGTCATCGGTGCTGTGGCCATGCGTTTCGGTAATCGCAAATTGCGTCAGCAGCAGTCACTGCAGTACGAACTGGAAAAGAACAAAGCCGAGCTGGAAGAGTATCGTGAAGAGCTGGTCAGCCACTTTGCCCGTAGCGCCGAGCTGCTGGACAACATGGCGACCGACTATCGTCAGCTCTATCAACATATGGCAAAAAGCTCCAGCAGCCTGCTGCCGGAAATGACCGCGGAAACCAACCCGTTCCGCAACCGTCTGGCGGATTCTGAAGCCGGTAACGATCAGGCACCCGTTCAGATGCCTCGCGACTATTCCGATGGCGCGTCCGGCCTGCTGCGCGGTGGTGCAAAACGCGATTAA
- the rplM gene encoding 50S ribosomal protein L13: MKTFTAKPETVQRDWYVVDATGKTLGRLATELARRLRGKHKAEYTPHVDTGDYIIVLNADKVAVTGNKRTDKVYYHHTGHIGGIKQATFEEMIARRPERVIEIAVKGMLPKGPLGRAMFRKLKVYAGNEHNHAAQQPQVLDI; the protein is encoded by the coding sequence ATGAAAACTTTTACAGCTAAACCAGAAACCGTACAGCGCGACTGGTATGTTGTTGACGCGACCGGTAAAACTCTGGGCCGTCTGGCTACTGAACTGGCTCGTCGCCTGCGCGGTAAGCACAAAGCGGAATACACTCCGCACGTAGATACTGGTGATTACATCATCGTTCTGAACGCTGACAAAGTTGCTGTTACCGGCAACAAGCGTACTGACAAAGTGTACTATCACCACACCGGCCACATCGGTGGTATCAAACAAGCGACCTTTGAAGAGATGATTGCCCGCCGTCCTGAGCGTGTGATTGAAATCGCGGTTAAAGGCATGCTGCCAAAAGGCCCGCTGGGTCGTGCTATGTTCCGTAAACTGAAAGTTTACGCAGGCAACGAGCACAACCACGCGGCACAGCAACCGCAAGTTCTTGACATCTAA
- the sspB gene encoding ClpXP protease specificity-enhancing factor, with translation MEMSQLTPRRPYLLRAFYEWLLDNQLTPHLVVDVTLPGVQVPMEYARDGQIVLNIAPRAVGNLELANDEVRFNARFGGVPRVVFVPLAAVLAIYARENGAGTMFEPEAAYDEEVASLNDDESPSGTESETVMSIIDGDKPDHADDNDPDDDPPPPRGGRPALRVVK, from the coding sequence GTGGAAATGTCACAACTGACCCCACGCCGTCCGTATCTGCTGCGCGCCTTCTATGAATGGCTGCTGGATAACCAGCTCACGCCGCACCTGGTTGTGGATGTGACGTTGCCGGGCGTGCAGGTTCCTATGGAATACGCGCGTGACGGCCAAATCGTGCTGAACATCGCCCCGCGCGCGGTGGGTAACCTGGAGCTGGCAAACGACGAGGTGCGCTTCAACGCGCGTTTCGGCGGCGTACCGCGCGTGGTCTTCGTACCGCTGGCAGCGGTGCTGGCGATCTACGCCCGTGAGAACGGTGCAGGTACCATGTTCGAGCCGGAAGCGGCGTATGATGAAGAGGTTGCCAGCCTGAATGATGACGAGTCGCCATCAGGTACTGAAAGTGAGACGGTGATGTCCATTATCGATGGAGATAAACCGGATCATGCTGATGACAACGATCCGGATGACGATCCACCGCCGCCCCGCGGTGGTCGCCCCGCATTACGCGTTGTTAAATAA